The following proteins come from a genomic window of bacterium:
- a CDS encoding phosphopantetheine-binding protein: MTRDEILKRVRTVTATILNIDEAECAEDKSFTADLGAESIQSVELMAGFNAEFDIEMDEDGALECETIGSAVDFIAPYVSGK, encoded by the coding sequence ATGACCCGTGATGAAATCCTGAAACGTGTCAGGACAGTGACCGCCACAATTTTAAATATCGACGAGGCCGAATGTGCTGAAGACAAGAGCTTCACAGCCGACCTTGGCGCAGAATCGATCCAGTCGGTCGAGCTCATGGCCGGATTCAACGCCGAATTCGATATCGAGATGGATGAGGACGGCGCGCTTGAATGTGAAACGATAGGATCTGCGGTCGATTTTATTGCCCCCTATGTAAGCGGCAAATGA
- a CDS encoding 2-isopropylmalate synthase, which yields MIHDIDKPNLIEDIFPHSIPPRITFDNPVVEIIDGRQVTFDPGSVVTRDIFITDTTFRDGQQSRPPYTTDQMVEIYRLLSRMGGPNGVIRQTEFFLYTPNDRETLDKCRSLGLRYPEITGWIRAIKGDFRLVKEMGLKETGMLTSSSDYHIFYKQKQTRQKAFDTYIGVVEAAFEAGVRPRCHLEDVTRADIKGFVIPFVQKLSELSEQVPDDMKVKIRLCDTMGFGISYPGASEPRSIPKLVYRMINDCGISSDRLEWHGHNDFHKVHVNAMTAWLYGCNAANTTLFGFGERCGNPPLESALMEYIALKGDLCGIDTKIITETARYFEKEMGVTLPANYPFVGRDFNTTRAGIHAGGLNRDERIYTIFDTVALLGREPRVAITDKTGIDGVVHWVNDFLGLSGEDRLGAIACVKIGRWVDDQYKVHGRLTTISDEELEAKVKEHLPEYYVKRKGK from the coding sequence GTGATACACGACATTGACAAACCCAACCTCATTGAGGATATATTTCCCCATTCGATTCCTCCCAGGATAACATTCGACAATCCTGTGGTGGAAATCATCGACGGCAGGCAGGTCACTTTCGATCCCGGATCTGTTGTCACCCGTGACATTTTCATAACGGATACGACGTTCCGGGACGGGCAGCAGTCACGGCCACCGTACACTACCGATCAGATGGTCGAGATTTACCGGCTGCTTTCCCGCATGGGCGGCCCGAACGGAGTCATCCGCCAGACCGAGTTCTTCCTCTATACCCCCAACGACCGTGAAACACTCGACAAATGCCGCAGCCTCGGCCTCCGTTATCCCGAGATCACCGGCTGGATACGCGCCATCAAGGGCGATTTCAGGCTCGTCAAGGAAATGGGGCTGAAAGAAACGGGCATGCTGACCAGCTCCTCGGATTACCACATCTTCTACAAGCAGAAACAGACCCGTCAAAAGGCGTTTGACACCTATATCGGCGTCGTGGAAGCAGCTTTCGAGGCGGGTGTCCGCCCGCGGTGTCATCTCGAGGATGTGACCCGCGCGGATATCAAGGGTTTCGTGATACCGTTCGTACAAAAACTGAGCGAGTTATCCGAACAGGTCCCCGATGACATGAAGGTGAAAATCAGGCTCTGCGACACCATGGGCTTTGGCATTTCCTATCCGGGCGCATCGGAACCGCGGAGCATCCCGAAGCTCGTGTACCGCATGATCAACGACTGCGGCATATCCTCCGACCGTCTCGAATGGCACGGGCACAACGATTTCCACAAGGTGCACGTCAACGCCATGACCGCATGGCTTTACGGCTGCAACGCCGCAAACACAACGCTGTTCGGATTCGGCGAGCGATGCGGTAATCCCCCGCTCGAATCGGCGCTCATGGAATATATTGCGCTCAAGGGCGATCTCTGCGGCATCGATACGAAAATCATCACCGAGACGGCACGGTATTTCGAAAAGGAAATGGGCGTCACGCTTCCCGCAAACTACCCGTTCGTGGGCAGGGATTTCAACACCACCCGCGCCGGTATCCATGCAGGAGGACTCAACCGTGACGAGCGTATCTATACGATTTTCGACACCGTCGCTCTCCTCGGCCGCGAGCCCCGTGTCGCCATAACGGATAAAACCGGTATCGACGGCGTCGTTCACTGGGTCAACGATTTTCTCGGCCTTTCCGGCGAGGACCGTCTCGGCGCCATAGCCTGCGTGAAGATCGGCCGCTGGGTCGACGATCAGTACAAGGTGCACGGTCGTCTGACCACCATTTCCGATGAGGAGCTCGAAGCCAAGGTCAAAGAGCACCTGCCGGAATACTACGTAAAGCGGAAAGGCAAATAG